The region CCACCTGGACCGCCTCCCGGAGAAGCTGGCCGCCACCACGCGCACCCGCGTGGGCCTTACGACGCCGGTGGCCGAGCTGCTGGCGACCGGGGAGCCGGTCCGGGACCGCTGGCTGGTCCTGGGCCGCCAGGACGGCACGGACGGCAGGCTGACCACCCGCAGGATCTGGCTGCGCGGCGAGCGCACACACCGTATGGCGCTGCTGCTCTCGTTCAGCGCCCCCGGCCAGTCCCCGGAGCTCGCCCTGCCCACCGGTCTGGTCCTCGACGCCGACCTCACGTACTACCCGGCGGCCCGGCCCCTGCGGGCCGCGATCGGCACCCGGCACGGGGAGTTGCCGCCCGCCCCATCGCCCACGTCGCCGTCGGCCCCCGAGGGGTGCGATGTCGATACCGCGCTCGCGGGCTATGGGGCGGCGCTCGGGGAGGATCCGTGGCTGGACGGCTGGCCGGTCGTGCTCGCCGATGTGGTGCCGGTCCCGGGGGACGGCGGCTGGCAGCTTGCGGATGAGCGGAGCCGCTCTGCGCTGCCCGTCGATCCGCGGTGTGCGGGGCGCACCGATCTGTGGCAGCTCATGGCCATATCCGGCGGTGGCCCGGTCACCGTCTTCGGGGAGTGCGGCCATCGCGGCTTCTCGCCCCTCACGGCCTGGGACCCGACCCCCGTCCCGCTCATCGACACGGCAGCGCAGGGAGGCACCCGTTGACCACTACGACCCCCACCGCGTCCTGGGACGATCTCGTCGCGGCCGCGCTGCTCGGCACCGAGCGGCGCACCCCGCCCGTCGCGCCGCGCCCCGGGCAGGACACGCCGTCCGCCCTGCTGGACGCGGCCGCGCTCAGCACCGTGCGGCGGCGGGCCGGATTGCGGCCCGCGCCCGCCCGGCCGGGGCCCGGCCGGGCGCCCGAGGATCCGCGTCCGGCGCTGCCCACCGCCGCCCGCAGCAGGCTGGCGATGCTGCTCGCCGACCGCTCGGCGCCGGGGCGCGGCGGTCCGCGCTCTGCGCCCGACCTCGCCGAGCTGCTGCCGCAGTGGCTCGCCCTGGCCAATCACCACGGCTATCGCGTGCCCGACGCGCTGCTCCCGGCCCTTCTCGACGCGGCCCGTGCCCGTACCGATCTGCGGCCCGAGGCACTGACACTCGGCGGGCCGCGCGCGCTGTGGCTGGCCCGGCTCAACGCGGACTGGAAGTTCGCGCTGCGGGGCACGGCGGGCCGGGCTACCACACCGCTCCCGGAGCCGTCCGGGGCGGCCACCGGCCCGGACGATGAACAGCGGCTGTGGGAGGAGGGGTTGTTCGCCGAGCGGGTGTCGCTGCTGGCGGCGGCGCGCCACCGCGACCCGGCGGCGGGGCTGGCCCTGCTCAGCGGCACCTGGTCGACCGAGCGGGCCGAGGACCGGCTGATGTTCCTGGACTCGCTGCGCGACGACCTCTCTCCCTCCGATGAGCCGTTCCTCGAACAGGCGCTGTCCGACCGCAGCCGGAACGTCCGGGCGACCGCCGCCGAGCTGCTCTCCGCGCTCCCCGGCTCGGCGCTCGCCGCGCGCATGGCCGAGCGGTCGCGGGGCTGCGTCTCGCTGACCACCGACGAGGTGAGCGACGGTGAGCTGACCGGTGGTGAGCCGGCCACCGGCGGGCTGACCGCTGACAAGCCGACCGCCGCCGCATGGATAACCGTCCGGCCGCCGGACGAATGCGACAGCGGAATGCAGCGCGACGGCATCGTGCCCAAGCCGCCCTCGGGCCGGGGGGAACGGTCGTGGTGGCTGGGCCAGTTGGTGGAGGCGACCCCGCTGGACCGCTGGAGCGCGTGGTTCGGCGGTCGCGGCGTCGCCGAGATCGTGGCGCTGCCCGTAGCGGACGGCTGGCAGGCGGATCTGCACGCGGCCTGGTGCCGGGCCGCGGTGCGGCAGCGCAGCGCGGAGTGGTGCCGCGCGCTGCTCGGCACCCCGGCGGTGGCGCCGGTCACCGCCGGGGAGGCGGCCCCCGCCGCCTGGCGGGACCCGGCGAAGCTGCTGTCCGCGCTGCCCGCCCGGGAGCGGGCGGAGTGGGTGGCCGAGTTCATCGCGTCCCACGGGCTGTCCGACGCCTTCCGGCTGCTCGGGGTGTGCACGGTGCCCTGGGCCGAGCCGCTGGGCCGGGCCGTCGTCGACGCACTGGACATCGCACGGGACGCGGGCAGCTACCCCTGGAGCTTCAGCGGGGTCATGGGCCTGGCCGAGCGCTGTCTGGACCCGGCACAGGCGGATCGGCTCGAGGTGCTGACGGCGATACCGGACGAGTCGGAGGGGGCGGCGCCGGGGGCCGGGGGCTATTGGGCGGAGGCGTTCCAGCGGCTGGTGGGCACACTCCGGCTGAGGGCAGCCATGCAAGCCGAACTCGAACCGGCGTGATCGGCGAAGCGGCCCCGGGGGCCCGCGGATGCCCTGGCCTCCCGCGTGCTCGAGGGCCCGCGGACGCCCTGACCTCCGGTCGTGCGCGGGCTGCTGCCGTGCCCGAGCCGGTAATGCTCCGTGGCCCGCGTGCGTGCCAGGGCCGGAGGTGCTCCGGGATCCGGCCGTGTCCAGGGATCCAGTCGGGCTCCGGCGCCTCCAATCGACTCCGGGCCGGTCGAACTCCGGACCCAGTCGGGCCCCGGGATCCGGTCCTGCCCCCGAGGGGGCGGTGCCGGTCGAACTCCGGGCCCGGTCGGGTTCCGGGTCGGGCTCGGGCGTCAGCCACGGAGTCGGGCCAGGGCGTCAGGCTCCGGGTCCGGCTCGGCCATCAGCCTCCGGGGCGAGCCCAGGCATCAACCTCGGACTCGGGCCTGGGCGTCAGGCTCCGGGTCCGGCTCGGCCATCAGCCTCCGGGGCGAGCCCAGGCACCAGCCCCGGACTCGGGCCTGGGCGTCAGGCTCCGGGTCCGGCTCGGCCATCAGCCTCCGGGGCGAGCCCAGGCACCAGCCCCGGACTCGGGCCAGGGCACCAGGCTCCGGCGGGCCTGGGCGTCAGGCTCCGGCGGGCCCGGGGGTCAGGCTCGGTGGCTGGGCCCAGGCATCGGGCTGCGGGCTGCGGGCTGCGGGCTGCGGGCTGCGGGCTGCGAAATGGACGTCCACCCCCACGGGGCTAGGCACCACCGGGGCACAACGTGCCGCCGTACGGCCGACGCGGAACGGCCCAGCGCCGCACTGCCCGGCACCGCACAGCCCAGCGCCGCACGACCCGGCACCGTACCGTCCAGCACCCCACGGCCCAGCGCCGTACAGCTCGGCGCCGCACGACCCGGCACCGTACCGTCCAGCACCCCACGGCCCAGCGCCGTACAGCTCGGCGCCGTACGCCTCACGCCGAACCGGCAGGTCAGGCGGCTACCGGGCGGACGTTTTCGCGTACCCACTCCACGATGGACGTCGTCGTCGCGCCCGGGGTGAAGATCTCCGCGACGCCCTGCTCCTTGAGCGGGCGGATGTCCGCCTCGGGGATGATCCCGCCGCCGAAGACCTTGATGTCCTCCGCCTCGCGCTCCCGCAGCAGCTCCAGCACCTTGGCGAACAGGGTCATATGGGCACCGGACAGGATGGACAGCCCGATCGCGTCGGCGTCCTCCTGGATGGCGGTGTCGACGATCTGCTCGGGCGTCTGGTGGAGCCCGGTGTAGATGACCTCCATGCCCGCGTCGCGCAGCGCCCGCGCGATCACCTTCGCCCCACGGTCATGGCCGTCCAGCCCCGGCTTGGCCACCACCACACGGATCGGACCGGTCACACCCATCGCAGCCTCCAAGCTCTTCAAGCCCTTCGAGCCATCGCCCGCATCGACGTGAACGAACGTTATCCCCAGCATCCCCTACCCGGCAGTTTCGCGGCGCGCCGCGAGGGGGAAATTACACGTGGGACACGTTCACTGAAGGCCGCACCCGTACCCGCATCCGCATCCGCGCACGCCGCGCATCCACCGCGCGGACGCCGCATACGCTTCGGGCCGGCCACACCAGGGGAGCCGCAGCGGGGACCGTCGCACCGCGCAGCGCCGTCGAGAGCCGCATGGCGCCGCGGTGCGACGGGCGGTCCTGCGTCATGCGGTCACAGCGCGCCTTCCCCATGCGGTGCCGGAGGACATCGGGCCACCGCACGGCCGAAGCCGCCCTGACCAAGCGCCCTGACCGGCGCCCTGCCCCGGGCTCATGACCGGGGCTCATGACCACGGCCGAAGCACGCCCGAAGCGACCGGCTGCCCATGAGGGCATACGGGGGGAGCCGCCAGCCGCCTCCTGTGCGCCGCATTGCGGGAGGTCGGCCGCCATGGGCCTCGTACAGATCCGGCAGCTCCGGGCCATCGCCCTCGACCTGGCACTGCTCGCCGGGCATCTGCTGCTCTACCCGACCGGGCTGCGCCAGGAGCGCCCGCCCGCTCCGCCGCCGCCCGGCGCGGCGGCGCGCCTGCCCACGGACGGCCGGGCCCATCGGCCCGTCCTGCTTCTCCACGGCTTCATCGACAACCGGTCCGTCTTCGTACCGCTGCGCCGCTCGCTCGGCCGCCACGGCCGGCTGCACATCGAGGCGCTCAACTACTCGCCGCTGCTGTGCGATCTGCGCACCGCCGCCGCGCTGCTCGGCCGCCATGTCGAGGAGGTCTGCGCCCGCACCGGCCATGGCCAGGTGGATGTCATCGGGCACAGCCTGGGCGGTCTGATCGCCCGTTACTACGTCCAGCGTCTTGGCGGGGACGCCCGCGTCCACACCCTGGTGACGCTCGGCACCCCGCACAGCGGCACCCGTATCGCGCCCTTGTTGTCCGCACATCCACTCGTGCGCCAGATGTGCCCGGACTCCGAGGTGATAACGGAGTTGCGGCAACCTGCCCCTGATTGCCGTACGCGTTTCATCGCTTTCTGGAGCGATGTGGATCAGTTGATGATCCCGGCGGAGACGGCCCGGATAGACCATCCGGATGTGATCTCCCAGAACATCCGCGTCAACGGAATCGGACATCTCGCCCTGGCGGTGCATTCCTCCGTGGCCGTACGGATCCGCGAGGCCCTGGATGCCGCCGACGAGGCGCCGACTGACGCCTCCGGCACGGTCTCGGTGGCATGAGTCGAGGGACTGCCGAACGGCGGTACAAGGCCCTCTCCCGGTAGTTCAGCAGGCCCGAAATTGCCGAACGCCAATCGAACACCCGGCCAAGGAACTGCGTACAGTCAACCGAAAGACGGCCAAATGCCCTTTGCCGTACTGCTCAAAAGTCACGGAAGATTGTCGCTGCCGCGTACCGCCGGGTACAGTCGCCGCTAATTCTCCTGCAGCCGAGGCGAAAGAGAAGTTGGTGGTGAACGACCGTCACCCGTCGGGGGCCCCTCCGACCGTCCCCGCTCCTGACGCCTCGTATCCGTACGACGAGGCCTACGGCCAGCGACAGGACACAGCGCACGGCTACGCCGGGTATGACGGCTATTCCACCGGCAGCTTCGCCCACCTGGCCACGGCCTACGGCGACGGCGACCCGCTCTTCGGCACGCTCCCGGGCGCGTACGACGACGCGCAGGGCGCCCACAGCGGTCAGTACGACGCCTCGCAGTGGGGCGCCGTCGGCCAGCAGCAGACCGGGTCGTACGACACGGGCCACTACAACGCGGCCCAGTACGACGCCACTCATTACGACTCCGGCTCCTACGACACCACCGCGATGTGGGCCGCCGCCGGGTATCACCTGCCGACCGGCATCCCCGCCCAGCAGGACGCCGAAACCGGCGCCCAGTGGGACATCGGCGCCTGGGACACGGGCGCCACCGGCCACACCGAGATGCCGGGTCAGTGGGACCAGGGCGCGGGGTACGAGGCCGAGGCGTACACCTCGGGCGTGGACACCGGCCAGACCCAGTTCTGGGACACCTCCGCCTACGGGACCGTGGACGAGGCGCAGCACCACGACCACTCGGGGCCGGCCCAGCCGGGGTTCGACCACTCGGGCTTCGACCAGCAGGGCCTGGACCACCACCCCGGGCTCGACCAGACAGGGTTCGACCAGCACCAGCGCCAACCCGAGCACGAGCCGAACAGCTTCGAGCAGCCGAACGCCTTCGAGGCCAACGCCTTTGAGCAGACGGCCGCGTTCGACGAGACGGCCGCGTTCGAGCAGGCCACCGCCGCCGAGCAGACCGGCTCCTTCGAGCACACCGCCGTCTTCGACCCGGTCCACAACTCCGACCAGTCGTACGAGCCGGACCCCGAGGCGGAACCTGAACCCGAGGCGGCGGCCGTGCGGGAATCCGCCCCCTCCCCCCGCCGGGAGGCGAGCCGCGGTCGCCGCCGTACCCCCTCGCCCCGCCCCAAGCGCTCCGCGCTCCTCACCGTCGCCGTCCCCTCCGTCTGCGCCCTGGGCGTCACCGCTGTGGCCGCCGCCTCCGTCAGCGGCGTGGGAAGCGACAAGAAGGACGAGTCCACCACTCAGGCCGCCCCCGACACCGCGGCGGCCCCCGTGAAGCCCTCCGTGGCCAACAGCAAGCTGGACTCCCAGCTCGCCGGGGTCCGGGAGGGCGCCGACGACTTCCGCGACCGCGCCAGCCGCACCCAGGAGCGGATCGACCTCCAGGCGCGTCAGGCCGTCGAGAAGAAGCGCAAGGCCGCCGAGGCGGCGCGCAAGGAGGCGCTGCGCCCGAAGTTCGCGCTGCCCGTCGCCCAGCACGGCCTGAGCGCCATGTTCGGCCAGGCCGGTATCAACTGGATGTCCGTGCACACCGGCATCGACTTCCCGGTGAGCTACGGCACGCCCGTGATGGCCGCCACCGACGGCACCGTGACGACGCAGTGGAACGACGCCTACGGCAACATGGTCCTCCTGACCAGCCCGGACGGCACGGAGACCTGGTACTGCCACCTCAGTAGCGCCAAGATCCGCTCCGGCACCGTCAAGGCCGGGGATACCATCGCGTACTCCGGGAACTCCGGTAACTCCACCGGCCCGCATCTGCACTTCGAGGTCCACCCCGGCGGTGGCTCGGCCATCGACCCGCTGCCCTGGCTGCGCGGCCAGGGCCTCGACCCGACCTGACCGATCCGGGCCCCGGCCCCTGACCGCTCGCTGTAGCGCGCCACCGGCGCGCTACAGCCTCAGCGCTCGGGCCGCTGCGGCTACAGCTTCTCCACCGGTGCGTACCGCAGCAGCAGCCGCTTCGGCTTCTCCTCGCCGAAGTCGATCGTCGCCTCCGCGTTGTCCCCGCTGCCCTTCACCGCCACCACCGTGCCGAGCCCGAACGAGTCATGGGTGACCCGGTCACCGATGGCCAGCGCGACCACCGGACGCTCCGTGGCCCGCCGGGTCGCGAACCCGCTGCCCCCGGCGCGCGAACGCGACGACGACAGACCGGACGACAGCCCCGACGGCGGGGTCGAGGCGATGCCGCCCATGGACGCCGACGGGGTGGCGGGCCCGGTGCGCCGCCACCGCACATACTGGTCCGGGATCTCCTCCAGGAAGCGGGACGGCGGGTTGTACGCGGGCTGGCCCCATGCGCTGCGCATCGTCGAGCGGGTCAGATAGAGCCGCTCGCGGGCCCGGGTGATCCCCACATAGGCCAGCCGCCGCTCCTCCTCCAGCTCCTTGGTCTGGCCGAGCGCCCGCATATGCGGGAAGACGCCGTCCTCCATGCCGCTGAGGAAGACGACCGGGAACTCCAGGCCCTTCGCCGTGTGCAGCGTCATCAGTGTGATCACGCCGGAGCCATCGGTGT is a window of Streptomyces violaceusniger Tu 4113 DNA encoding:
- a CDS encoding DUF5691 domain-containing protein, coding for MTTTTPTASWDDLVAAALLGTERRTPPVAPRPGQDTPSALLDAAALSTVRRRAGLRPAPARPGPGRAPEDPRPALPTAARSRLAMLLADRSAPGRGGPRSAPDLAELLPQWLALANHHGYRVPDALLPALLDAARARTDLRPEALTLGGPRALWLARLNADWKFALRGTAGRATTPLPEPSGAATGPDDEQRLWEEGLFAERVSLLAAARHRDPAAGLALLSGTWSTERAEDRLMFLDSLRDDLSPSDEPFLEQALSDRSRNVRATAAELLSALPGSALAARMAERSRGCVSLTTDEVSDGELTGGEPATGGLTADKPTAAAWITVRPPDECDSGMQRDGIVPKPPSGRGERSWWLGQLVEATPLDRWSAWFGGRGVAEIVALPVADGWQADLHAAWCRAAVRQRSAEWCRALLGTPAVAPVTAGEAAPAAWRDPAKLLSALPARERAEWVAEFIASHGLSDAFRLLGVCTVPWAEPLGRAVVDALDIARDAGSYPWSFSGVMGLAERCLDPAQADRLEVLTAIPDESEGAAPGAGGYWAEAFQRLVGTLRLRAAMQAELEPA
- a CDS encoding cobalamin B12-binding domain-containing protein, translating into MGVTGPIRVVVAKPGLDGHDRGAKVIARALRDAGMEVIYTGLHQTPEQIVDTAIQEDADAIGLSILSGAHMTLFAKVLELLREREAEDIKVFGGGIIPEADIRPLKEQGVAEIFTPGATTTSIVEWVRENVRPVAA
- a CDS encoding lipase family alpha/beta hydrolase, giving the protein MGLVQIRQLRAIALDLALLAGHLLLYPTGLRQERPPAPPPPGAAARLPTDGRAHRPVLLLHGFIDNRSVFVPLRRSLGRHGRLHIEALNYSPLLCDLRTAAALLGRHVEEVCARTGHGQVDVIGHSLGGLIARYYVQRLGGDARVHTLVTLGTPHSGTRIAPLLSAHPLVRQMCPDSEVITELRQPAPDCRTRFIAFWSDVDQLMIPAETARIDHPDVISQNIRVNGIGHLALAVHSSVAVRIREALDAADEAPTDASGTVSVA
- a CDS encoding M23 family metallopeptidase; the protein is MNDRHPSGAPPTVPAPDASYPYDEAYGQRQDTAHGYAGYDGYSTGSFAHLATAYGDGDPLFGTLPGAYDDAQGAHSGQYDASQWGAVGQQQTGSYDTGHYNAAQYDATHYDSGSYDTTAMWAAAGYHLPTGIPAQQDAETGAQWDIGAWDTGATGHTEMPGQWDQGAGYEAEAYTSGVDTGQTQFWDTSAYGTVDEAQHHDHSGPAQPGFDHSGFDQQGLDHHPGLDQTGFDQHQRQPEHEPNSFEQPNAFEANAFEQTAAFDETAAFEQATAAEQTGSFEHTAVFDPVHNSDQSYEPDPEAEPEPEAAAVRESAPSPRREASRGRRRTPSPRPKRSALLTVAVPSVCALGVTAVAAASVSGVGSDKKDESTTQAAPDTAAAPVKPSVANSKLDSQLAGVREGADDFRDRASRTQERIDLQARQAVEKKRKAAEAARKEALRPKFALPVAQHGLSAMFGQAGINWMSVHTGIDFPVSYGTPVMAATDGTVTTQWNDAYGNMVLLTSPDGTETWYCHLSSAKIRSGTVKAGDTIAYSGNSGNSTGPHLHFEVHPGGGSAIDPLPWLRGQGLDPT